Part of the Cuniculiplasma divulgatum genome, ATAAGTGCACAAGGTCTCTACAAGGTTTCATTTAAATTTTACACACCGCAGACAAACTACCTCTTTTACATTGGCTGTCAGGCTATAATGCCTACAAACCAATCATGGGAACAACAGACAGGCAGTAATGGAGTCCCAGATCCCCAAAGCGCAGTTGTAACAGATCCCATAGGCACAGGACCATACGTACTTTCCAGTTTCAGCCCGCAAAAAGTAGTTCTTGTTAAAAATCCACATTACTGGCAGAAAGGTTTACCGAAAATAGATAGATTGGTATATAACGATTATACCAGCAATAGTGCATTGAGTCTAGCTCTTGCAGAGGGAAAAGTTCAGTGGGCATCAGTTTTTGAACCTAATGTTACATCTTTATTTGTTCAAAATAATCCGAAAACAAATCATTACTGGTATCCGGCAGGACAGCCTGTTACTATGATGGTTAATGATCTGATGCCATTTTTAAACGAGAGTTATGTAAGACAGGCACTATCCTTAGCAATAAATAGAACGGCAATCTGTCAGATAGGTGAGTATGGATATGAGAAACCTGCCAATGCAGCTAACATTTTGCAGCAGCAGCTTTCCTATCTAAATAAAACAAACCTAAATCAAGCAAATAGTCTCGCACAATTCAATCCGTCAAAAGCCTTGTCAATGCTTGAAGAACATGGCTTCAAACTAAACAGTAAGAAACAACTTGAATACTCCAACGGAACACTTGTGCCAACTATTTCATTGATGTCGGTTGCAGGATATTCAGACTGGGATACAGACATAACCATAATTGCTGCAGATTTAAAGGCTATTGGCATAAATGTAGTAACTACAACCCCTACCGGAAGTAATCTGGCAAGTGATATAGCTGACGGTGATTATCAGCTGGCTGTAGATACGGTATCTGGTATAGGACCAAATCCATGGTACGATTACAGTGGACTGGTGGGAAGTGTAACACCAATAGGGAAGACTGCTTACGTAAATGAGGAAAGATGGAATGCTACTGGTACCGATTTCATGAGTGCTTATGCAAACTATACATTAACAGGAAACTTAACTCTGCAGGATAAGTACACAAATGAAATGGTTAATGTAATGTTAAACCAGATGCCTATAATTCCTCTTGTATACTCTGGAGACTGGTATGAATACGTGAACAATACCATAGGAGGATGGCCAAACCAGAACAATTCATTCTGGATCCCAATGCCATGGTATCCCCATCCATCAGAAGTTGTTGTTCTGCATCTATATCCGCTTACCAGTGCAAAAGCGGTTAAGGTAACATCCACTGTAACCTATGAATACATAGGAGTAGCAATAGTAGTAGTCGTAATTGCAGCAGTCGCAGGTGTTACATTAGTTAACAAGAGGCAGAAAAAGAGAAATGATTAAAAATCATTTCCTTCCATGGTGATTTTAACGGCTATACCTGTAAAATATATTATTAAACGACTTATAATTTTTGTAAGTGTATTTTTTGGGGCTCTCACTCTAAATTTTGTTTTACCAAGATTGATGCCTGGAGACCCTGCAGAAATTGTTTATGAAGATTTATTAAAAGATTCTGGAGGGACAATAAACATTGCATACTTACATCAGCTCGAGGCAGAATATGGAATTTCAACGAACAAACCTATTTATTTACAGTATTTCTCTTATTTAAATGATTTATTTCACGGTAATCTTGGAATTTCAATCTCTTTTTATCCTGATCCAGTTTCATCCATATTAGCTGAAGCGCTTCCATGGACTTTATTTTTGGTAATATCTGCTGTAACTATTTCATTCTTCATAGGTAACAGACTTGGAAGATATGCAGGCATTAATAGGAATACTGGAAAGGATTTGTTAATTGATTTATTTTCTATGTTCATGGCAGCTTTTCCTGCCTTTGTTCTTGCATTTATACTACTGGATATTTTTTCAGTATACGGAAAGATATTTCCTATCGGCGGTGCATACTCTGATTCTGTGAATATGGGATTTAACATTCCATTTATAATTAGCACGATGTATCACGCTGTTCTCCCCGTAGGTACTATAATTCTTACATCCCTTGGAGGTTGGGTCCTTGGTATGAGGAATAACATAATTCCAAATGTAAATAGTGACTATATCAGTTTTTCCCAAAATCTTGGAATGAAGGACTATCAGATAAAGAGCATTGCATATAGGAATGCACTTCTACCGAATTTAACTGGATTTTCTATGTCTATTGGGTTGTCTGTAAGCGGTGTTATTATAGAGGAATCTATATTCTCGTATCCTGGTGTAGGGATGTATATGATCACTGCCATAGATAACCTCGATTACCCTCTATTGCAGGGAATATTTTTAATGGTTATAATTGCAGTTCTTGTGGGTAATCTTATTGTGGATATCCTACTGGGTTTCCTGGATCCACGAATAAAGCAGGAGGGTGAGTAATATTCAGGAAAATAAGACTAAAGAAGGAATGATTTCAAAAATACGGGAAAACAGAGCATTTGATATAATATTTAAGATATTTAAGCCACTTGGTGTTCTTCTTCAAAACAACAAATCAAAAGCCGGTTTTCTTCTATTGCTTTCTATCATCATTTTTGCTGTTGTTGGAATTTTTTATACACCATACCCTCCAAACGCATATCTTTTCAAGAAAAGTATTCCTCCATCCTATTCCCATCTTCTTGGTACAACGGGTTATGGTCAGGACGTATTTTCCCAATTAATAGGAGGTGCTGCACCAACATTACTCATTGGATTTTCCGTGGGTATACTGGGTACATTGATATCCGTTTTCGTAGGAGTTTTGTCCGGATTTGCATCAAAGGGTGCGAATGAAGTAATAAATGCAATAGTGAATGTGTTTTTGGTAATTCCAGGAGTTTTGTTAATAATGCTCTTTGGTGCGTATTTTCTGGGTATTCATCAGAATCTTGGTTATTTTCCAACAATCCTAATCCTTGTGGTGACAGGTTGGGCATTTGGTGCTAGAACTTTTAGATCTGTTACCCTGTCAGTTGCAAAGAGAGATTACATTCTTTCTTCAATTCTAATAGGTGAAAGAAAAATGAGCATTATATTCAGGCAAATAATTAAATCAATTATGCCTGTAATCGTTTCAAATTTCTTTTTTACCGCCATGTATGGTACCATGGGACTTACATTCGTTGAGTATCTTGGAGTTGGTAATCTACAGCAGGTCAATTGGGGAACAATGCTATACTGGGCCATAAATAACGAAGCCTATCTTGTTGGAGAGTGGTGGTGGATATTGCCACCTGCAATCTTTATAGCAGTTTTAATGTTTGCCTTCATACTATTGAACTTTGGAATGGATGAAATCGCCAATCCAGCGTTGAGAGTTTTTAAGGTTAAGAAAAATAAGGTGAAGTCATGAGTTTGATGGAAATTCAAAATCTCACAAAGGAGTTTACAGTCAGAAAAAGTCTTACAAAGGGTGACATAGTAAAGGCACTTGATGAAGTTAGTCTAGAATTAAGGGAAAAGGAATTACTTGGTATTGTAGGTGCAAGTGGTAGTGGAAAAAGTACACTAGCTAGACTAATGGTTCTTCTATATCGACCAACATCTGGAAAAATTATCTTTAACAATGAGGATGTTTCACACCACAAAGGGCAGAGGCTAAAGGTGTACCGAAAAAATATTCAGATGGTGTTTCAGGATCCATATGCCTCTCTAGATCCATTTCATAATGTGGAATGGCACATAAAGAGACCATTGTTAATCAATCATTACAAGGGCAACGTTAGTGATCGTGTGCAGGAGCTTCTGACACAGGTAAAACTTGACCCTCCATCGCAATTTCTCGATAAATACCCACATCAAATGTCTGGTGGGCAAAGACAAAGAGTGTATATGGCCAGGGCTCTTGCTACAGAACCCAAGGTACTAATTGCGGATGAACCGGTTTCCATGCTGGATGTGTCTCTCAGAATTGAAATCCTGGAACTTCTTCTTTCCCTTAGAGAAAACTTAGGAATTAGTATAATTTATATAACGCATGATCTGAACACAGTTAGTATGATTACCGATAGAATATATGTGCTCAATAAGGGGAAGGTTGTTGAGTCCGGAAACACAAAACAGGTAATTGAAAATCCAGTGGACGAATATACTAGAAGATTAATAAAGGCCGCCCCAGATCCATATAAGAAAATTGAGGTGGACTAAATGCCAAATG contains:
- a CDS encoding ABC transporter substrate-binding protein, giving the protein MNTNYRRRRILIALALSSLMVLSGLSVFSFVSGGNSTTLVARTADSSSANGNNSTLYLSPGATPEFVDNFNPYNIWTEPTGIMGMIYEPLLQVNTYNGTVIPWLATGYSFSKSGLYLNMTLRQNVTFSNGQPFNSYDVVYTFNIQKKAINAWGAIENISAQGLYKVSFKFYTPQTNYLFYIGCQAIMPTNQSWEQQTGSNGVPDPQSAVVTDPIGTGPYVLSSFSPQKVVLVKNPHYWQKGLPKIDRLVYNDYTSNSALSLALAEGKVQWASVFEPNVTSLFVQNNPKTNHYWYPAGQPVTMMVNDLMPFLNESYVRQALSLAINRTAICQIGEYGYEKPANAANILQQQLSYLNKTNLNQANSLAQFNPSKALSMLEEHGFKLNSKKQLEYSNGTLVPTISLMSVAGYSDWDTDITIIAADLKAIGINVVTTTPTGSNLASDIADGDYQLAVDTVSGIGPNPWYDYSGLVGSVTPIGKTAYVNEERWNATGTDFMSAYANYTLTGNLTLQDKYTNEMVNVMLNQMPIIPLVYSGDWYEYVNNTIGGWPNQNNSFWIPMPWYPHPSEVVVLHLYPLTSAKAVKVTSTVTYEYIGVAIVVVVIAAVAGVTLVNKRQKKRND
- a CDS encoding ABC transporter permease yields the protein MVILTAIPVKYIIKRLIIFVSVFFGALTLNFVLPRLMPGDPAEIVYEDLLKDSGGTINIAYLHQLEAEYGISTNKPIYLQYFSYLNDLFHGNLGISISFYPDPVSSILAEALPWTLFLVISAVTISFFIGNRLGRYAGINRNTGKDLLIDLFSMFMAAFPAFVLAFILLDIFSVYGKIFPIGGAYSDSVNMGFNIPFIISTMYHAVLPVGTIILTSLGGWVLGMRNNIIPNVNSDYISFSQNLGMKDYQIKSIAYRNALLPNLTGFSMSIGLSVSGVIIEESIFSYPGVGMYMITAIDNLDYPLLQGIFLMVIIAVLVGNLIVDILLGFLDPRIKQEGE
- a CDS encoding ABC transporter permease yields the protein MSNIQENKTKEGMISKIRENRAFDIIFKIFKPLGVLLQNNKSKAGFLLLLSIIIFAVVGIFYTPYPPNAYLFKKSIPPSYSHLLGTTGYGQDVFSQLIGGAAPTLLIGFSVGILGTLISVFVGVLSGFASKGANEVINAIVNVFLVIPGVLLIMLFGAYFLGIHQNLGYFPTILILVVTGWAFGARTFRSVTLSVAKRDYILSSILIGERKMSIIFRQIIKSIMPVIVSNFFFTAMYGTMGLTFVEYLGVGNLQQVNWGTMLYWAINNEAYLVGEWWWILPPAIFIAVLMFAFILLNFGMDEIANPALRVFKVKKNKVKS
- a CDS encoding ABC transporter ATP-binding protein, whose translation is MSLMEIQNLTKEFTVRKSLTKGDIVKALDEVSLELREKELLGIVGASGSGKSTLARLMVLLYRPTSGKIIFNNEDVSHHKGQRLKVYRKNIQMVFQDPYASLDPFHNVEWHIKRPLLINHYKGNVSDRVQELLTQVKLDPPSQFLDKYPHQMSGGQRQRVYMARALATEPKVLIADEPVSMLDVSLRIEILELLLSLRENLGISIIYITHDLNTVSMITDRIYVLNKGKVVESGNTKQVIENPVDEYTRRLIKAAPDPYKKIEVD